A portion of the Blastopirellula sediminis genome contains these proteins:
- a CDS encoding helix-turn-helix domain-containing protein, with amino-acid sequence MTVRKFREFEAYAAAVGDADLQMMLPRLKRPRWELSAFYVNQLHLQFGVEGGGVIAEGTALSTGRFLYVPLSGLHHANGIPLGTHSIFVIDPGCEFTISVLEEHRWCSIYIPSDVSNDGVIEGEPDDTAPKGARVVELGTHEIGALRRLLLRLRYADEDWPNGANADAARSLRAELDAVCRRISISTADEAPGAATGRPLLVRSELARIVRDRIECGGDEGVTIEELAVATDVSQRTLRSLFLEYFGVPPRRYLLIRRLNQVRSVLRTSEPDETTVTSVAAQFGFWHLGRFAGTYSELFGETPSATLHQARRRQPAQCI; translated from the coding sequence GTGACAGTCCGCAAGTTTCGAGAATTCGAGGCCTATGCCGCTGCGGTTGGCGATGCAGATCTGCAAATGATGCTGCCGCGCTTGAAGCGCCCGCGCTGGGAGTTGAGCGCGTTCTACGTCAATCAACTCCATCTTCAGTTTGGCGTCGAAGGTGGCGGTGTCATCGCCGAAGGAACCGCGCTTTCGACGGGACGTTTTCTATACGTTCCCTTGAGTGGTCTGCATCACGCGAATGGAATCCCGCTGGGGACTCATTCCATCTTCGTGATCGATCCGGGCTGCGAGTTCACGATTAGCGTGTTGGAAGAACATCGTTGGTGTTCGATCTATATTCCTTCTGACGTAAGTAATGACGGGGTTATTGAAGGCGAACCTGACGATACGGCGCCGAAAGGAGCGCGTGTCGTTGAATTGGGTACGCACGAAATCGGGGCGCTCCGACGATTACTCCTCCGCTTGCGATATGCCGACGAAGATTGGCCGAATGGGGCCAATGCCGACGCCGCAAGGTCCTTGCGTGCGGAATTGGACGCGGTTTGCCGGCGGATATCGATCTCAACAGCCGACGAGGCGCCGGGCGCCGCGACGGGACGACCGCTACTGGTCCGTAGCGAACTGGCCCGGATCGTGCGCGACCGGATTGAATGCGGCGGCGACGAAGGGGTGACGATCGAAGAATTGGCGGTCGCTACGGACGTATCGCAGCGAACGCTGCGGTCGCTGTTTCTCGAATACTTTGGGGTGCCGCCGCGACGTTATCTGTTGATCCGCCGGCTGAATCAAGTACGTTCCGTCTTGCGAACGTCGGAGCCGGACGAGACGACCGTCACGTCGGTCGCCGCCCAGTTTGGCTTTTGGCATCTGGGACGCTTCGCCGGTACGTATAGCGAGCTCTTCGGCGAAACGCCCTCCGCGACGCTTCATCAAGCTCGACGGCGCCAACCGGCGCAGTGCATCTAA
- a CDS encoding DUF1552 domain-containing protein encodes MPANNKSAVSRRTFLRGAGVAMSLPWLESVPVWGDQTTPSAADGAASPKRFAALFMGCGVNPEQWWAKGEGESMELSKSLEPLNNVKTKLNVINGLFNKSATGVGIHPGQTGNILSGAALQKGAELRGGISMDQVLANHFREATEQPSMVLGCEQPITGYHETNFSMAYSSHISWQNATSPVPMEAYPSLAFDNLFNNEGNRRNQSVLDRVREEVASLNGQISVDDRGRLDEYLSSVREVEKRVQATRAQKEKADDRAKDKNKPLIAMKRPDDGLPEDIRDHMRLMCDILAIGFQTDKTRVATLLMCRDISGLFYPFLGVRAAHHGASHDDRSEAYHKITHFYVSQYAYLAEKLDAMREGDRSVLDNSCLMFVNSMWSGSAHDSSKVPLLLTGGLGDTLQTGRSLDYLGKEDADRKLCSLYLGIMNRMGVEQTKFGDADSQLAGL; translated from the coding sequence ATGCCTGCCAACAACAAATCCGCAGTTTCCCGGCGCACGTTTCTCCGTGGCGCCGGCGTCGCGATGTCGCTGCCGTGGCTCGAATCGGTTCCGGTCTGGGGAGATCAAACGACTCCGAGCGCGGCGGACGGCGCCGCTTCTCCGAAGCGTTTCGCGGCTCTCTTCATGGGCTGCGGCGTCAACCCCGAGCAATGGTGGGCCAAGGGAGAAGGCGAGTCGATGGAGCTGAGCAAGAGCTTGGAGCCATTGAACAACGTCAAGACGAAGCTGAACGTCATCAACGGCCTCTTCAACAAGTCGGCGACCGGCGTCGGCATTCACCCTGGTCAAACCGGCAACATCCTCTCTGGTGCGGCGCTACAGAAAGGCGCCGAACTGCGGGGCGGGATTAGCATGGACCAGGTGCTGGCCAATCACTTCCGCGAAGCGACCGAGCAGCCGAGCATGGTCCTGGGCTGCGAACAGCCGATTACCGGCTATCACGAGACCAACTTCTCGATGGCCTACAGCTCGCACATCTCGTGGCAGAACGCTACCTCGCCGGTTCCGATGGAGGCCTACCCTTCCCTCGCCTTCGACAACCTCTTCAACAATGAAGGAAACCGCCGCAACCAAAGCGTGCTCGATCGCGTCCGCGAAGAGGTCGCATCGCTCAACGGTCAGATCAGCGTCGATGACCGCGGCCGCTTGGACGAGTATCTCTCGAGCGTTCGCGAAGTCGAGAAGCGGGTGCAAGCGACTCGCGCTCAAAAGGAAAAAGCGGACGATCGCGCCAAAGACAAAAACAAGCCGCTGATCGCGATGAAGCGCCCCGACGACGGTTTGCCGGAAGATATCCGCGATCACATGCGACTGATGTGCGACATCCTCGCAATCGGGTTCCAGACCGATAAGACTCGCGTCGCAACTTTGCTGATGTGCCGCGACATTTCCGGGCTCTTCTATCCGTTCCTCGGCGTTCGGGCCGCGCATCATGGGGCGTCGCACGACGATCGCTCGGAAGCGTACCACAAGATCACCCACTTCTACGTCAGCCAATACGCTTATCTGGCGGAGAAGCTCGACGCGATGCGGGAAGGAGATCGTAGCGTGCTCGACAACTCCTGCTTGATGTTCGTCAACAGCATGTGGTCGGGCAGCGCTCACGATTCGTCCAAGGTTCCGCTGCTGCTGACCGGCGGTCTGGGAGATACGCTCCAAACGGGTCGCTCCCTCGACTATCTCGGCAAAGAGGACGCCGATCGCAAGCTTTGTAGCTTGTACCTGGGGATCATGAATCGAATGGGAGTCGAGCAAACCAAGTTTGGCGACGCCGATTCGCAGTTGGCCGGTCTGTAG
- a CDS encoding DUF1592 domain-containing protein, protein MRSTLRFGLISIALALLGFAFPGDASCAPSTAEQLDQSFAAKVKPFLTANCLACHGDQEPDADLDLSQFPTVESVATDHPRWELVLERLTAGDMPPEEADAQPTAEQRAEVIAWIKALRAHEGQKNAGDPGSIPVRRLSNAEYNYTIRDLTGVDIQPTKDFPVDPANEAGFDNSAASISTSPALVKKYLDSARNVANHLALTPTGFVFAPHEVISHTDRDKFCVNRIVDFYKRQPTDYSDYFLAAWKYKNRQPSETLDDLAAEAGISGKYLQTIWETLNGQDEPIGPIAALRSLWNSIPADATPEKATAICDQMEAFVADLRPHMIPKVDNLTSPQISPGSQPLVIWKNEQMAANHTKYADGSALKLEKWKLPADSQAREAMEVPEDAAEREKYEADCRRFCAIFPDAFYVSERGRVWQNEASRGRLLSAGFHNQQGYFRDDTPLSDLLLDEAGQQALDQLWDDFDLVCTAPQRQYRSFIWYERAESKFLRDEVFDSFRSEDKDSITDAKMQALEKVYLEKAVREGASDTARQAIVDYFASMNQKFRAIEESLTESESAHLVALQEFAARAFRRPVTPAEQAGIVNFYQHLRAEEQLSHEDAIRDCVVSVLMSPKFFFHLGTPAQPSAKAVPLDDYALANRLSYFLWRSMPDAELLQHAAAGDLHQPEVLIAQAKRMSADPKIRGMAVEFGGNWLDFRRFEEHNAVDRERFPTFDNDLRQAMFEEPIHFFTDLAERDGSVLDFLYGDYTFVNKPLADHYGIPFSGNDPEEWIRLDEASQYGRGGLLPMSVFLTKNAPGLRTSPVKRGYWVAKRVLGEHIPAPPADVPELPADESKSELSLREALAKHRELPSCAGCHKRFDSLGVVFEGYGPVGEQRSEDLGGRPVETSAEFPDGSAGDGLIGLTNYIRERRQEDFLDNLNRKLLAYALGRTLQLSDEKLLHEMQSKLASNDYRFSVLLESIVTSPQFLNQRGAAVTQ, encoded by the coding sequence ATGCGATCGACGCTTCGCTTTGGTTTGATCTCCATTGCGCTCGCCCTGTTGGGGTTTGCGTTCCCAGGCGACGCTTCTTGTGCGCCCTCCACTGCCGAACAACTCGACCAATCGTTCGCCGCGAAGGTAAAACCGTTCCTCACGGCGAATTGTCTGGCATGCCACGGCGACCAAGAGCCTGACGCCGATCTCGATTTGAGCCAGTTTCCGACCGTCGAATCGGTCGCGACGGATCACCCGCGGTGGGAATTGGTACTTGAGCGACTCACTGCCGGCGACATGCCCCCGGAAGAAGCCGACGCGCAGCCGACCGCGGAGCAGCGGGCCGAGGTGATCGCCTGGATCAAAGCGCTTCGGGCCCATGAAGGACAAAAGAACGCCGGCGACCCAGGCTCGATCCCGGTTCGCCGCCTCAGCAACGCCGAATACAACTACACGATCCGCGACTTGACCGGCGTCGATATCCAGCCGACTAAAGACTTCCCCGTCGATCCGGCGAACGAGGCGGGCTTCGACAACTCGGCCGCATCGATCAGCACCTCGCCGGCCCTGGTGAAGAAGTATCTCGACTCGGCCCGCAATGTAGCCAATCATCTGGCGCTGACGCCGACCGGCTTCGTTTTCGCGCCGCATGAGGTGATCTCCCACACCGACCGCGACAAGTTCTGCGTCAACCGCATCGTCGACTTCTACAAGCGTCAGCCGACTGACTATTCCGATTACTTCCTGGCTGCGTGGAAGTACAAGAATCGCCAACCGAGCGAGACGCTCGACGACTTGGCTGCCGAAGCTGGGATCAGCGGCAAGTACCTTCAAACCATTTGGGAAACCCTGAACGGACAGGACGAACCAATCGGACCGATCGCCGCGCTCCGGTCGCTGTGGAATTCCATTCCCGCGGATGCGACGCCCGAGAAGGCGACCGCCATCTGCGATCAGATGGAAGCGTTCGTCGCGGATCTCCGACCGCACATGATTCCGAAGGTCGACAATCTGACGTCTCCCCAAATCTCGCCCGGTTCACAGCCGCTGGTGATCTGGAAGAACGAGCAGATGGCGGCCAACCATACGAAGTACGCCGACGGGAGCGCGCTAAAGCTCGAGAAATGGAAGCTCCCCGCTGACTCGCAGGCCCGCGAAGCGATGGAGGTTCCAGAAGACGCCGCAGAGCGGGAAAAATACGAAGCCGACTGCCGCCGATTTTGCGCGATCTTCCCCGACGCGTTTTATGTGTCGGAGCGGGGCCGAGTCTGGCAGAACGAAGCGTCGCGCGGCCGCCTGTTAAGCGCCGGCTTCCACAATCAGCAGGGATACTTTCGCGACGACACGCCGCTGAGCGATTTGCTGCTCGATGAGGCGGGTCAGCAGGCGCTCGATCAGCTGTGGGACGACTTCGATCTCGTCTGCACAGCGCCGCAGCGTCAATACCGTTCGTTCATCTGGTATGAACGTGCCGAGTCGAAGTTCCTGCGAGATGAAGTCTTCGACTCCTTCCGTTCCGAAGACAAGGATTCGATCACCGACGCCAAGATGCAGGCGCTCGAAAAGGTATACCTGGAAAAGGCGGTGCGAGAAGGCGCCAGCGATACGGCCCGCCAGGCGATCGTCGACTACTTCGCCAGCATGAATCAGAAGTTTCGCGCCATTGAAGAATCCCTGACCGAGTCCGAGTCGGCTCACTTGGTCGCGCTGCAAGAGTTCGCCGCCCGCGCCTTCCGACGTCCGGTGACTCCCGCCGAACAGGCAGGCATCGTCAACTTTTACCAGCACTTGCGTGCAGAGGAGCAGCTGAGCCACGAAGACGCGATCCGCGATTGCGTGGTGAGCGTACTGATGTCCCCGAAGTTCTTCTTCCATCTCGGCACGCCGGCGCAACCTTCGGCGAAGGCGGTTCCGCTGGATGACTACGCGCTCGCTAACCGCCTTAGCTATTTCCTGTGGCGCAGCATGCCGGACGCAGAGTTGCTACAGCATGCCGCCGCTGGCGATCTGCATCAGCCGGAAGTCCTGATCGCTCAAGCGAAACGGATGTCGGCCGATCCGAAGATCCGTGGGATGGCAGTCGAATTCGGAGGCAACTGGCTCGACTTCCGCCGCTTTGAAGAACACAACGCCGTCGATCGCGAGCGTTTCCCGACGTTCGACAACGATCTGCGGCAAGCGATGTTCGAGGAGCCGATTCACTTCTTTACCGATCTCGCCGAGCGGGACGGTTCGGTCCTCGACTTCCTGTACGGCGACTACACGTTCGTCAACAAGCCGCTCGCCGATCACTACGGCATTCCTTTCTCCGGCAATGATCCGGAGGAGTGGATTCGCTTGGACGAAGCGAGCCAATATGGCCGCGGCGGTTTGCTGCCGATGTCGGTCTTTTTGACGAAGAACGCCCCGGGGCTACGAACCAGCCCGGTGAAGCGCGGCTACTGGGTCGCCAAGCGCGTCCTGGGCGAACATATCCCGGCCCCGCCGGCCGATGTGCCCGAACTGCCGGCCGACGAATCGAAGAGCGAACTTTCGCTGCGGGAAGCGCTCGCCAAACATCGCGAGCTGCCGAGCTGCGCCGGCTGCCACAAGCGGTTTGATTCGCTCGGCGTCGTCTTCGAGGGTTACGGCCCGGTCGGCGAACAGCGCAGCGAAGACCTGGGCGGTCGTCCGGTCGAGACGAGCGCCGAGTTTCCCGACGGCAGCGCCGGCGACGGGCTGATCGGACTCACGAACTATATCCGCGAGCGCCGACAGGAAGACTTCCTCGACAACCTCAATCGCAAGTTGCTGGCGTACGCCCTCGGTCGCACGCTGCAGCTGTCGGATGAAAAGCTGCTCCACGAAATGCAATCGAAGCTCGCCTCCAACGACTATCGTTTCTCGGTACTGCTGGAATCGATCGTCACCAGCCCGCAATTCCTGAATCAACGCGGCGCCGCCGTAACCCAATAA
- a CDS encoding dihydroorotate dehydrogenase-like protein — protein MSVDMTTKYLGLNLSGPIVAGAGPLTGHVDQLKALVDAGASALILPSLFEEQIEHEEMQYYRLNDYEADASAESTGFLPSLNHYNLGTRQYARLIEAAKRLTSIPVIASLNGYSSRGWARYSKMIAESGADALEMNIYLVPTDPEDDAADVERRYLDLVMEVRSAIQLPIAVKIGPYFSSLPNFAKRLSEAGADGLVLFNRYLEPELDVDNFRVQPHLELSRSGELRLPMRWIAILRQHFAGSLAATSGIHSGRDVLKALLVGADVTLMVSALLEKGPQHIQTCLREVEAWMVEHEYKSVEQLRGCMSRAHCENPSAYERANYLKALTSFTSEHPI, from the coding sequence ATGAGCGTTGACATGACGACCAAGTACCTTGGTCTCAACCTTAGCGGCCCGATCGTGGCTGGCGCCGGCCCATTGACCGGACACGTCGATCAACTGAAGGCGCTCGTCGACGCCGGCGCCTCCGCCCTGATTTTGCCTTCCCTCTTTGAAGAGCAAATCGAGCACGAAGAAATGCAGTACTATCGGCTCAACGATTATGAGGCGGACGCGTCGGCCGAGTCGACCGGATTCCTCCCGTCGCTGAACCATTACAACCTCGGGACTCGCCAATACGCCCGCCTGATCGAAGCGGCGAAACGTCTGACGTCGATCCCGGTGATCGCCAGTTTGAACGGCTACTCTTCGCGCGGCTGGGCGCGTTACTCCAAGATGATCGCCGAATCGGGCGCCGACGCCCTCGAAATGAACATCTATCTGGTCCCGACCGATCCGGAAGATGACGCCGCCGACGTCGAACGGCGCTACTTGGACCTGGTCATGGAAGTTCGTTCCGCCATCCAACTGCCGATCGCCGTAAAGATTGGTCCCTACTTCTCGTCGCTGCCGAACTTCGCCAAACGACTGTCGGAAGCAGGCGCGGACGGGCTGGTCCTCTTCAACCGTTACTTGGAACCGGAACTCGACGTCGACAACTTCCGGGTTCAGCCTCATCTGGAACTGAGCCGGTCTGGCGAGCTGCGGCTGCCGATGCGCTGGATCGCGATCCTCCGGCAACATTTCGCCGGTTCGCTCGCGGCGACCAGCGGGATCCATTCCGGCCGCGACGTCCTGAAGGCGCTCTTGGTCGGCGCGGACGTCACGCTGATGGTTTCGGCCTTGCTCGAAAAAGGTCCGCAACATATCCAGACTTGCCTCCGCGAAGTGGAGGCCTGGATGGTGGAGCATGAGTACAAATCGGTCGAGCAACTACGGGGCTGCATGAGTCGCGCCCATTGCGAAAACCCGTCCGCCTACGAACGAGCGAACTATCTGAAAGCGCTGACGTCGTTCACTTCGGAGCACCCGATTTAG
- the nifJ gene encoding pyruvate:ferredoxin (flavodoxin) oxidoreductase: MITEARPPAQFVTWDGNQAAAEVAYLTSEVIAIYPITPASPMGELADVWAGDDRPNVYGSVPRVVEMQSEGGAAGAVHGALQTGALATTFTASQGLLLMIPNMYKIAGELSPAVFHVAARTIATHALSIFGDHSDVMAVRATGWGMLCSSSVQEAHDFALVAEAATLESRVPFVHFFDGFRTSHEINKIERLSPDTILALIDQQRIAEHRQRSLDPERPALRGTAQNPDVFFQAREAVNPFYAATPAIVQRAMDKFAAETGRRYHLFDYVGAADADRVIVLMGSGCGAAEEAVAKQVAAGAKIGLLKVRLFRPWDAESLIQALPATVQRIAVLDRTKEPGAAGEPLYQDVITSLSECWSGAPLPHVIGGRYGLSSKEFTPSMVMAIFDELQQETPKRKFTIGIHDDVSGLSLKWDEDFDKEPDDVYRALFYGLGSDGTVGANKNTVKIIGKETPLYAQGYFVYDSKKSGSVTVSHVRFSPRPIDSNYLIHRAQFVACHQEELLLRMDVLERAADDGTFLLCTSQPPENVWNQLPDEVQRQIIEKRLKLYAIDGYRVAQEAGLGGRINTVMQTCFFALTKLMPIDEAIGHIKHSISTTYSKMGESVVERNFAAVDAAIENLHQITIPTEANSPYHRRPAVTSDATDFAQRVTAMMISGKGDLLPVSAMPVDGTFPTGTARFEIRSIAREIPIWDPDICIECGLCALVCPHAAIRMKNFDPTSLNGDAPSQFRTKPRTGKDADGQLMVIQVAPDGCTGCGVCVDVCPAHSKEVIRHKAINMSPKDEHLEVERANFEFYKQLPTTDRREVKLPTVKGSQAIEPLFEFSGACAGCGETPYLKLLTQLFGDRLLVANATGCSSIYGGNLPTTPWAHDCSGRGPAWSNSLFEDNAEFGLGMRLGVDQKRATAVDLLRQYQSEIGGDLAREVIQAIQHDDEGIHAQRQRIAELRERLQNTNQPAMSHLLELLDALVRKSVWIVGGDGWAYDIGFGGLDHVLASGADVNVLVLDTGVYSNTGGQASKATPRAAMAKFAAQGKPNRKKDLGMLAVSYGNVFVSQIAIGANPAQTIRTLVDADSYHGPSLILAYSQCIAHGIDMTTGMTHQKEAVNSGFWPLYHYDPRLAHDGGHPFKLDSRKPTIPLKEFAAKEGRFAMLNQTSQAHAQRLLELAQRDIDDQWHYYEQMGHIEREMTSSEDES, from the coding sequence ATGATTACCGAAGCTCGCCCTCCCGCTCAGTTCGTCACCTGGGACGGCAACCAAGCGGCGGCCGAGGTCGCCTATCTCACCAGCGAAGTGATCGCGATCTATCCGATTACGCCGGCCTCGCCGATGGGGGAACTCGCCGACGTCTGGGCCGGCGACGATCGCCCGAACGTCTACGGCTCGGTCCCCCGCGTTGTCGAAATGCAAAGCGAAGGAGGCGCGGCCGGCGCCGTTCATGGCGCGTTGCAAACCGGCGCCTTGGCGACGACGTTCACCGCGTCGCAAGGCCTGCTGCTGATGATCCCGAACATGTACAAGATCGCCGGCGAGCTTTCCCCGGCAGTCTTCCACGTCGCCGCCCGGACCATCGCGACGCATGCCCTTTCGATCTTCGGCGATCATAGCGACGTCATGGCGGTCCGCGCGACCGGGTGGGGGATGCTTTGCTCCAGTTCGGTGCAAGAAGCGCACGACTTTGCGCTCGTCGCCGAAGCGGCGACGCTGGAAAGTCGCGTCCCCTTCGTCCACTTCTTCGACGGCTTCCGCACTTCGCACGAGATCAACAAGATCGAGCGCCTTTCGCCCGATACGATCCTGGCGCTGATCGATCAGCAACGCATCGCCGAACACCGGCAACGTTCGCTCGATCCGGAACGCCCTGCTCTGCGCGGCACCGCCCAAAACCCGGACGTCTTCTTCCAAGCTCGCGAAGCGGTCAATCCGTTCTATGCGGCGACCCCTGCGATCGTACAGCGTGCGATGGACAAGTTCGCCGCCGAGACCGGCCGCCGTTATCATCTGTTCGACTATGTCGGCGCGGCCGACGCCGACCGGGTTATCGTGCTGATGGGTTCTGGCTGCGGCGCCGCGGAGGAAGCGGTCGCCAAGCAAGTCGCCGCCGGCGCCAAGATTGGTCTCTTGAAAGTCCGCTTGTTCCGGCCGTGGGACGCCGAGTCCCTTATCCAGGCGCTGCCGGCGACCGTCCAGCGCATCGCCGTACTCGATCGGACCAAAGAGCCCGGCGCCGCCGGCGAACCGCTTTACCAGGATGTCATCACCTCGCTCAGCGAATGCTGGAGCGGCGCTCCTTTGCCGCACGTCATCGGCGGACGTTACGGCCTTTCCTCCAAAGAGTTCACCCCATCCATGGTGATGGCGATCTTTGATGAACTTCAACAGGAAACGCCAAAACGAAAATTCACGATCGGCATCCATGACGACGTCAGCGGACTCAGCCTGAAGTGGGACGAAGATTTTGACAAAGAACCGGACGACGTCTACCGCGCTCTCTTCTACGGGCTCGGCAGCGACGGCACCGTCGGCGCCAACAAAAACACGGTCAAGATCATCGGCAAAGAAACGCCGCTGTACGCCCAAGGCTATTTCGTCTACGACTCGAAGAAGTCGGGCTCGGTAACGGTCTCGCACGTTCGCTTCAGTCCCCGGCCCATCGATTCAAACTATCTGATCCACCGCGCCCAGTTCGTCGCATGTCACCAGGAGGAACTGCTCCTCCGCATGGATGTGCTGGAACGTGCTGCCGACGACGGAACGTTCCTCCTATGCACTTCTCAGCCTCCGGAAAACGTTTGGAACCAACTTCCGGACGAAGTCCAGCGGCAGATTATTGAGAAGCGGCTGAAGCTTTACGCGATCGACGGCTATCGTGTCGCCCAGGAAGCCGGCCTCGGAGGTCGCATCAATACGGTGATGCAAACCTGCTTCTTCGCGTTGACCAAACTGATGCCGATCGACGAGGCGATCGGCCATATCAAACATTCGATCTCGACAACCTATTCGAAAATGGGGGAATCGGTGGTCGAGCGTAACTTTGCGGCGGTCGACGCCGCCATCGAGAACCTACATCAAATAACAATTCCTACGGAAGCCAACAGCCCGTATCATCGCCGCCCCGCCGTGACGTCGGACGCCACCGATTTCGCGCAGCGGGTGACGGCGATGATGATTTCGGGGAAAGGGGATCTGCTTCCGGTCAGCGCGATGCCGGTCGATGGGACCTTCCCGACGGGTACCGCACGCTTCGAAATCCGGAGCATCGCCCGCGAGATTCCGATTTGGGATCCGGATATCTGCATCGAATGCGGCCTCTGCGCCTTGGTCTGTCCGCATGCCGCCATTCGTATGAAGAATTTCGATCCCACGTCACTCAACGGCGATGCTCCTTCTCAGTTCCGCACCAAACCGCGCACCGGCAAAGACGCCGATGGCCAGTTGATGGTCATCCAGGTCGCCCCGGACGGTTGTACCGGCTGCGGCGTTTGCGTTGACGTTTGCCCGGCTCACAGCAAAGAAGTGATTCGCCACAAGGCGATCAACATGAGCCCGAAGGACGAGCATCTGGAAGTCGAACGGGCCAACTTTGAGTTTTACAAACAGTTGCCCACAACCGACCGCCGCGAGGTCAAACTGCCGACGGTCAAAGGTTCGCAGGCGATCGAGCCGCTCTTCGAGTTCTCCGGCGCGTGCGCCGGTTGCGGCGAAACCCCCTACCTGAAACTGCTGACGCAACTTTTTGGCGATCGACTCTTGGTCGCCAACGCGACCGGTTGCTCCTCCATTTACGGCGGCAACTTGCCGACCACTCCGTGGGCGCACGACTGTTCCGGCCGTGGCCCAGCCTGGTCGAACTCGCTGTTCGAGGACAACGCCGAGTTCGGGCTCGGCATGCGGCTGGGCGTCGATCAAAAGCGAGCGACGGCGGTCGACCTGCTTCGCCAGTATCAATCGGAGATCGGCGGCGACCTGGCTCGGGAGGTCATCCAGGCGATTCAGCATGACGACGAAGGGATCCACGCCCAACGGCAACGGATCGCGGAACTTCGCGAGCGTCTGCAGAATACCAATCAGCCTGCGATGTCGCACTTGCTGGAACTGCTCGACGCGCTGGTTCGCAAGAGCGTCTGGATCGTCGGCGGCGACGGTTGGGCCTACGACATCGGCTTTGGCGGGCTCGATCATGTGCTCGCCTCCGGCGCCGACGTCAATGTGCTGGTGCTCGATACCGGGGTCTATTCCAACACCGGCGGTCAGGCGTCGAAAGCGACTCCCCGCGCCGCGATGGCGAAGTTCGCCGCCCAAGGCAAACCGAACCGCAAGAAGGACCTCGGCATGCTCGCCGTCTCGTACGGCAACGTCTTCGTCTCGCAGATCGCCATCGGCGCCAACCCCGCCCAGACGATTCGGACGCTGGTCGACGCCGATTCGTATCACGGTCCATCGCTGATCCTCGCCTATTCGCAATGCATCGCGCATGGCATCGACATGACGACCGGCATGACGCACCAGAAGGAGGCGGTCAATTCGGGCTTCTGGCCCCTTTACCACTACGACCCGCGTCTCGCTCACGACGGCGGACATCCCTTCAAGCTCGATAGCCGCAAGCCGACTATCCCGTTGAAGGAGTTCGCCGCGAAGGAAGGTCGCTTCGCGATGCTCAATCAAACGTCGCAGGCTCACGCCCAACGTTTGCTCGAACTCGCGCAGCGTGATATCGACGATCAGTGGCACTACTACGAGCAGATGGGACATATCGAACGAGAAATGACCTCGTCGGAGGACGAATCATGA